In Pseudomonas nunensis, a single window of DNA contains:
- the lpxB gene encoding lipid-A-disaccharide synthase produces the protein MANLRIALVAGEASGDILGAGLMRALKAQHPAVEFIGVGGPLMQAEGLTSYFPMERLSVMGLVEVLGRLRELMARRKKLIADLIAEKPDVFIGIDAPDFNLNIELKLRQAGIKTVHYVSPSVWAWRQKRVLKIREGCDLMLTLFPFEAKFYEEKGVPVRFVGHSLADAIPLEADRAAARAELGLPDGPLVALMPGSRGGEVGRLGALFLDTAQRLRALRPGVRFVMPCASPERRAQLEELLAGRDLPLTLLDGKSHLALAACDAVLIASGTATLEALLYKRPMVVAYRLAPLTFWILKRMVKSPYVSLPNLLAQRLLVPELLQDDATVEALAQTLSPLIEGGEEQTRGFDEIHRTLRLDASNQAADAVLKLIGQVQ, from the coding sequence ATGGCTAATCTGCGTATTGCGCTGGTAGCGGGTGAGGCTTCCGGTGACATTCTGGGCGCCGGTCTGATGCGTGCACTCAAGGCACAGCATCCGGCGGTGGAGTTCATTGGCGTTGGCGGCCCGCTGATGCAGGCCGAAGGCCTGACCTCCTACTTCCCGATGGAACGGCTCTCGGTCATGGGCCTGGTGGAAGTGCTGGGCCGATTGCGTGAGCTGATGGCCCGGCGCAAGAAGCTGATCGCCGACTTGATCGCCGAGAAGCCGGACGTGTTCATCGGTATCGATGCCCCGGACTTCAACCTCAATATCGAACTCAAGCTGCGTCAGGCCGGGATCAAGACCGTGCATTACGTCAGCCCGTCGGTATGGGCCTGGCGTCAGAAGCGGGTGCTGAAGATTCGCGAAGGCTGCGACCTGATGCTGACGCTGTTCCCGTTCGAAGCCAAATTCTACGAAGAGAAAGGCGTGCCGGTTAGGTTTGTCGGGCACTCCCTGGCCGATGCCATTCCGCTGGAGGCAGATCGCGCTGCGGCGCGGGCCGAGTTGGGTTTGCCTGATGGTCCGCTGGTGGCGCTGATGCCGGGCAGCCGTGGCGGTGAGGTAGGGCGCCTCGGTGCGTTGTTCCTCGATACCGCCCAGCGCCTGCGTGCCTTGCGCCCCGGCGTGCGGTTCGTCATGCCCTGCGCCAGCCCCGAACGCCGGGCCCAGCTCGAAGAGCTGCTGGCTGGCCGCGATCTGCCGCTGACCTTGCTCGACGGCAAATCCCATCTGGCCCTGGCGGCCTGCGATGCGGTATTGATCGCCTCCGGAACCGCTACGCTTGAAGCGTTGTTGTACAAGCGGCCGATGGTCGTCGCTTATCGCCTGGCGCCGCTGACGTTCTGGATTCTCAAGCGCATGGTGAAAAGTCCTTACGTTTCGCTGCCGAATCTGCTGGCCCAACGGCTGCTGGTGCCCGAATTGTTGCAGGACGATGCGACAGTCGAAGCCCTGGCCCAGACCTTGTCGCCGTTGATCGAGGGCGGTGAAGAACAGACCCGCGGCTTCGATGAAATCCACCGCACCTTGCGTCTGGACGCCTCCAACCAGGCGGCGGATGCCGTGCTGAAACTGATCGGCCAAGTACAATGA
- the rnhB gene encoding ribonuclease HII produces MQMGLDFTLVAEVEDLVAGVDEVGRGPLCGAVVTAAVILDPNRPILGLNDSKKLTEARREKLYDEICEKALSWHIARAEVEEIDELNILHATMLAMQRAIEGLHIQPKLAMIDGNRCPKLSMRAEAVVQGDGKVPAIAAASILAKVSRDREMAAFELIYPGYGIGGHKGYPTPVHLEALARLGPTPIHRRSFAPVRLAYEARENLIES; encoded by the coding sequence ATGCAAATGGGGCTGGATTTCACCTTGGTCGCTGAAGTGGAAGACTTGGTTGCCGGCGTCGATGAAGTCGGTCGCGGCCCGCTGTGCGGCGCCGTGGTCACGGCTGCGGTGATTCTCGATCCGAATCGGCCGATCCTCGGCTTGAACGACTCTAAGAAGCTCACCGAAGCACGCCGCGAAAAGCTCTACGACGAAATCTGCGAGAAGGCCCTTAGCTGGCATATCGCTCGCGCCGAAGTCGAGGAAATCGACGAGCTGAACATTCTGCATGCCACCATGCTGGCCATGCAGCGCGCGATCGAAGGCCTGCACATTCAGCCCAAACTGGCGATGATCGACGGCAACCGCTGCCCGAAACTGTCCATGCGTGCCGAAGCGGTGGTGCAGGGCGACGGCAAGGTGCCGGCCATCGCTGCGGCCTCAATTCTGGCCAAGGTCAGTCGCGACCGTGAAATGGCTGCTTTCGAATTGATTTACCCGGGTTACGGCATCGGCGGCCACAAAGGCTACCCGACCCCCGTTCATCTGGAAGCTCTGGCTCGCCTGGGGCCAACGCCGATTCACCGACGCTCGTTCGCCCCGGTTCGCCTGGCCTACGAGGCGCGGGAAAACCTGATCGAGAGTTAG